The genomic interval GAACGCGCTCTACCGGCGCACGTTCACGGCGCGGGAGGTTGACCTGCTCACCCGCCTGGTGTACGGGGAAGCGCGCGGCGAGCCGTACCGCGGCCAGGTGGCCGTGGCGGCGGTGGTGCTCAACCGCCTTGAGTCGACGCGGTTCCCCAACACGGTGAGCGGCGTTATCTTCCAGCCTGGCGCCTTCTCGGTGGTCAACGACGGCCAGCTTTGGCTGACGCCGAACCGGACGGCCCGAAACGCCGTCCTCGACGCCATTCGCGGGTGGGACCCCTCCTACGGCGCGCTCTTTTACTACAACCCCAAAAAGACGACCAACGCGTGGATCCGCAGCCGGCCCGTGACCA from Calditerricola satsumensis carries:
- the sleB gene encoding spore cortex-lytic enzyme, coding for MKGVSRTLLAFFLVFAWLAPADDAAAARPVLKYGATDGYVWDLQHRLIQLGYYNGPYDGIFGWRTQKGVKAFQRDHGLPATGVVGTRTWNALYRRTFTAREVDLLTRLVYGEARGEPYRGQVAVAAVVLNRLESTRFPNTVSGVIFQPGAFSVVNDGQLWLTPNRTARNAVLDAIRGWDPSYGALFYYNPKKTTNAWIRSRPVTTVIGNHVFAK